Proteins found in one Actinokineospora alba genomic segment:
- a CDS encoding TetR/AcrR family transcriptional regulator, with protein MTSSATTPKRRYSARTPAAERREQLLDAALEIINTDGVAAVSVDGVAKACGVTRPVVYGQFTDANHILRDLLHREGERALAQIAAVLPGDLTDADPVETFTQVAAGLFAAVTASPQRWRSILLPVDGSPPPVRNYKQQAETAVRARIAEITRWFIREQPDADTIDVDLLAHLLLTAMEEGSRLILNDPDTYPPERLTAMARFMVETFFNRGR; from the coding sequence ATGACGTCTTCCGCGACGACGCCCAAGCGCCGCTACAGCGCGCGCACACCGGCAGCCGAGCGGCGCGAACAACTGCTCGACGCCGCGCTGGAGATCATCAACACCGACGGCGTCGCCGCTGTGTCCGTCGACGGGGTCGCCAAGGCCTGCGGTGTCACCCGGCCGGTCGTCTACGGGCAGTTCACCGACGCCAACCACATCCTGCGCGACCTGCTGCACCGCGAGGGCGAACGCGCGCTCGCCCAGATCGCGGCCGTGCTGCCCGGCGATCTCACCGACGCCGATCCGGTGGAGACGTTCACCCAGGTGGCCGCCGGGCTGTTCGCCGCGGTCACCGCCAGCCCCCAACGCTGGCGCTCCATCCTGCTCCCCGTCGACGGATCACCGCCGCCGGTGCGGAACTACAAACAGCAGGCCGAGACCGCGGTCCGCGCGCGCATCGCCGAGATCACCCGCTGGTTCATCCGCGAGCAGCCCGACGCCGACACCATCGACGTCGACCTGCTGGCCCACCTGCTTCTCACCGCCATGGAGGAAGGCAGCCGCCTCATCCTCAACGACCCGGACACCTACCCGCCCGAGCGCCTCACCGCCATGGCCCGGTTCATGGTCGAAACCTTCTTCAACCGCGGGCGCTGA
- a CDS encoding aminotransferase class I/II-fold pyridoxal phosphate-dependent enzyme, with protein GAVVGPRKVIRHLVENARSFIFDTGLAPGSAAAALTALTVLKEEPERAGRALTVAVTLAERLREAGLQVSEPTAAVVSVRAPSPEAAVKWADDCRAAGVWVGCFRPPSVPDQVSRLRLTARADLTAADIDRAVSVITEHAPPRA; from the coding sequence CGGGGCCGTGGTCGGGCCGCGGAAGGTCATCCGGCACCTCGTGGAGAACGCGCGGTCGTTCATCTTCGACACCGGCCTGGCCCCCGGCAGCGCGGCGGCGGCACTGACCGCGCTGACCGTGCTGAAGGAGGAGCCGGAGCGGGCGGGGCGGGCACTGACGGTCGCGGTGACCCTCGCGGAGCGGTTGCGGGAAGCCGGACTTCAGGTGTCGGAGCCGACCGCGGCCGTGGTGTCGGTGCGCGCGCCATCGCCGGAGGCGGCGGTGAAGTGGGCGGACGACTGCCGGGCAGCCGGTGTGTGGGTTGGGTGCTTCCGACCGCCGTCAGTGCCGGACCAGGTGTCTCGCCTGCGGTTGACGGCACGGGCGGACCTCACCGCGGCGGACATCGACCGGGCCGTCTCGGTCATCACCGAACACGCCCCACCGCGCGCCTGA